The following coding sequences lie in one Aureimonas sp. AU20 genomic window:
- the queC gene encoding 7-cyano-7-deazaguanine synthase QueC, translating to MKTLVVCSGGLDSVSLAQKYAGEGDLAALVTFDYGQRHKREIDFAREAATRLAVPFHLLDIGPIGAVLSGSALTSDVAVPDGHYAEETMKATVVPNRNAILLTIAFGLAAAQNLDAVAVAVHGGDHFIYPDCRPDFIDAFRHMQAKALEGYASVDLLAPFVHRTKADIVREGARYGTPFERTWSCYKGGEVHCGRCGTCVERREAFHLAGVEDPTRYEDPDFWQAAVASRAG from the coding sequence ATGAAGACCCTCGTCGTCTGCTCAGGCGGACTCGATTCCGTTTCGCTTGCGCAAAAATATGCCGGCGAAGGCGATCTCGCCGCGCTTGTCACCTTCGACTACGGTCAAAGGCACAAGCGCGAGATCGACTTCGCGCGCGAGGCCGCGACGCGCCTCGCCGTGCCTTTTCACCTCCTCGACATCGGCCCGATCGGCGCCGTGCTTAGCGGCTCCGCGCTCACCAGCGACGTCGCCGTGCCGGACGGCCACTATGCCGAGGAAACGATGAAGGCGACCGTCGTTCCCAACCGCAACGCCATCCTCCTCACCATCGCCTTCGGCTTGGCGGCCGCCCAGAATCTCGACGCCGTGGCCGTCGCGGTGCATGGGGGCGACCATTTCATCTATCCCGACTGCCGCCCCGACTTCATCGACGCCTTCCGGCACATGCAGGCCAAGGCCCTCGAGGGCTACGCTTCGGTGGACCTGCTGGCGCCCTTCGTCCACCGGACCAAGGCCGACATCGTGCGCGAGGGTGCGCGCTACGGAACGCCGTTCGAGCGCACATGGTCCTGCTACAAGGGCGGCGAGGTGCATTGCGGGCGCTGCGGCACCTGTGTCGAGCGCCGGGAGGCCTTCCACTTGGCGGGTGTCGAGGACCCGACCCGCTACGAGGACCCCGATTTCTGGCAAGCAGCTGTCGCATCGAGGGCGGGCTGA
- the queD gene encoding 6-carboxytetrahydropterin synthase QueD encodes MYRITKRFDFSASHQLTGLPDDHPCARLHGHNYIVEIELSAEALNAHGFVRDYRDLSELKRYIDERFDHRHLNAVLGHDHVTAETLARHFFEWCRVRFPEVSAARVSETPKTWAEYRP; translated from the coding sequence ATGTACCGGATCACCAAGCGGTTCGACTTCTCGGCCTCGCATCAGCTGACCGGCCTGCCGGACGATCACCCCTGCGCCCGGCTGCACGGGCACAATTACATCGTGGAGATCGAGCTGTCGGCCGAGGCGCTGAACGCGCATGGCTTCGTGCGCGACTATCGCGACCTGTCCGAACTCAAGCGCTATATCGACGAGCGTTTCGACCATCGCCATCTCAATGCCGTGCTCGGCCACGACCATGTGACGGCGGAGACGCTGGCGCGGCATTTCTTCGAATGGTGCCGGGTGCGCTTTCCCGAGGTCTCGGCGGCGCGGGTGAGCGAGACGCCCAAGACCTGGGCGGAGTATCGCCCGTGA
- the queE gene encoding 7-carboxy-7-deazaguanine synthase QueE yields the protein MSGEAPIRISEIFGPTIQGEGVLIGEPTVFVRSGGCDYRCVWCDTLHAVDASFRDEWRPLSPEAIWQEVERLSGGRPLTVSLSGGNPAIQPFGPLIARGRAAGYGFALETQGSVARDWFAELETLVLSPKPPSSGMATDWSALDACLAAAGAKPRVVLKFVVFDEADYAFAKAAAARHPALPVFLQPGNPVEAARSGSESADLPAMMDRMRWLVEQTLAEGWFAPRILPQLHALIWGHRKGV from the coding sequence GTGAGCGGCGAGGCTCCCATCCGCATCAGCGAGATCTTCGGCCCGACCATCCAGGGCGAAGGCGTGCTGATCGGCGAGCCGACCGTGTTCGTGCGCTCGGGCGGCTGTGATTATCGCTGCGTCTGGTGCGACACGCTGCATGCCGTGGATGCCAGCTTTCGCGACGAATGGCGCCCGCTCTCTCCGGAGGCGATCTGGCAGGAGGTCGAGCGGCTGTCGGGCGGGCGGCCCCTCACCGTCTCGCTGTCGGGCGGCAATCCCGCGATCCAGCCCTTCGGCCCCTTGATCGCGCGGGGCCGAGCGGCGGGCTACGGCTTCGCTTTGGAAACGCAGGGCTCGGTCGCGCGGGACTGGTTTGCCGAGCTGGAAACGCTGGTGCTCAGCCCCAAGCCCCCGTCGAGCGGCATGGCGACGGACTGGTCGGCGCTGGACGCCTGCCTCGCGGCAGCAGGCGCCAAGCCGCGCGTGGTGCTGAAATTCGTCGTCTTCGACGAGGCCGACTATGCCTTCGCGAAGGCGGCGGCGGCGCGCCACCCCGCGCTTCCCGTCTTCCTTCAGCCGGGCAATCCCGTGGAGGCGGCGCGATCGGGCAGCGAAAGCGCCGATCTCCCCGCCATGATGGACCGCATGCGTTGGCTGGTGGAGCAGACACTCGCCGAAGGCTGGTTCGCGCCGCGCATCCTGCCGCAGCTTCATGCGCTGATCTGGGGGCACCGGAAGGGCGTCTGA
- a CDS encoding NADP-dependent oxidoreductase — translation MSMASRVTRRIALASRPKGAPTPENFRLEEAALGEPSEGQVEVRNLFLSLDPYMRGRMSDAPSYAEPFKVGEALGGATVGRVETSRHPDYSAGDLVLGFGGWQERAVLPAKELRKLPADLQNPSTALGVLGMPGFTGWWGLTKIGQPKAGETVVVAAASGAVGSVVGQVAKQRGAEVVGIAGGAEKCRYVTETLGFDACIDRRAGDFAEQLKAAVPKGIDVYFENVGGAVFDAVLPLLNVHARVPICGLISGYNANGLPDGPDRLGLLMATLLKKRIRMEGFIISDHYGPDYSEFLAEMEPWVRGGKIQFREDVVDGLENAPKAFMGLLEGENFGKLVVRLG, via the coding sequence TTGTCCATGGCTAGCCGTGTTACCCGCCGCATCGCCCTCGCTTCCCGCCCCAAAGGCGCGCCGACACCGGAGAATTTCCGCCTGGAGGAGGCGGCGCTGGGCGAGCCGAGCGAGGGGCAGGTCGAAGTGCGCAACCTCTTTCTGTCGCTCGATCCCTATATGCGCGGGCGGATGAGCGACGCGCCTTCCTATGCCGAGCCCTTCAAGGTCGGCGAGGCGCTGGGCGGCGCAACGGTCGGGCGAGTCGAAACCTCGCGCCATCCCGACTATTCCGCGGGCGATCTCGTTCTCGGCTTCGGCGGCTGGCAGGAGCGCGCGGTGCTTCCCGCCAAGGAACTGCGCAAGCTCCCCGCCGACCTGCAGAACCCCTCCACCGCGCTCGGCGTCCTCGGCATGCCGGGCTTCACGGGCTGGTGGGGCCTCACCAAGATCGGCCAGCCCAAGGCGGGCGAGACCGTGGTGGTGGCCGCCGCCAGCGGCGCCGTCGGCTCGGTGGTCGGCCAGGTGGCCAAGCAGCGCGGCGCTGAAGTTGTCGGCATCGCGGGCGGGGCCGAGAAGTGCCGCTACGTAACGGAGACGCTCGGCTTCGACGCCTGCATCGACCGGCGCGCGGGCGATTTCGCCGAGCAGCTGAAGGCCGCCGTTCCCAAGGGCATCGACGTTTATTTCGAGAATGTCGGCGGCGCGGTGTTCGACGCCGTTCTCCCGCTTCTGAACGTCCATGCCCGCGTGCCGATCTGCGGCCTGATCTCGGGCTACAACGCGAACGGACTACCGGATGGGCCGGACCGCCTGGGCCTCCTCATGGCGACTCTTCTCAAGAAGCGCATCCGCATGGAAGGCTTCATCATCAGCGACCATTACGGGCCGGACTACTCCGAATTCCTGGCCGAGATGGAGCCCTGGGTTCGAGGCGGGAAGATCCAGTTTCGCGAGGATGTCGTGGATGGGCTGGAGAACGCGCCGAAGGCCTTCATGGGTCTTCTCGAAGGCGAGAACTTCGGCAAGCTCGTCGTGCGCCTCGGCTAG
- a CDS encoding putative bifunctional diguanylate cyclase/phosphodiesterase has translation MDPFQATPRIKIRQYRLLLVLQALSLAGMVTWFLFPDFEPIAVFFASFCLVALSVLLLLWMRHRLGREVVAAEVEAARQVALLQADPLTGAMTRRIFMETLKTATRPSAQGEPCSLALLDVDHFKSLNDSFGHNVGDFALTHLVEVARRTLPGASIGRLGGDEFAVLLPRCDEVRGLALMDEFLVALKAPTFAATRQLNLSASIGLVTAPKHTSFFEEMILLADLALYESKRRGRGRATVFDPDMLSVKRNRRMIERDLRAAIMLDELDLHYQPITDADQTILGVEALVRWKHPVRGMIPPAEFIPVAEESTLIDMLGEWVLRRACLDLEDLPGRFVTVNISPAQMRRNDLLGVVRDVLKETGAAPNQLVLEITENVSLLSIPEVLGRIQALRAMGVRIALDDFGTGHCTFNYLQSLPVDMVKIDRSYVSRLPDDPVSRIFVSAVMEVARALRLSVVAEGVETEEEFELSRAAGCATFQGYLLGRPLAKADLIRTTTRVEAPVERRQLLSA, from the coding sequence ATGGACCCGTTTCAGGCGACACCCCGTATCAAGATCAGGCAGTACCGTTTGTTGCTGGTGCTTCAGGCCCTGTCGCTCGCTGGCATGGTGACCTGGTTCCTGTTTCCGGATTTCGAGCCGATCGCCGTGTTCTTCGCCAGCTTCTGTCTCGTCGCGTTGTCGGTCCTGCTTCTCCTGTGGATGCGCCATCGCCTCGGGCGGGAAGTGGTGGCAGCGGAAGTCGAGGCGGCGCGCCAGGTGGCCCTGCTCCAGGCCGATCCGCTGACGGGCGCGATGACGCGGCGCATCTTCATGGAAACGCTGAAGACCGCCACGCGCCCCAGCGCACAGGGCGAACCCTGCTCGCTGGCGCTTCTCGACGTCGATCACTTCAAGTCGCTGAACGACAGCTTCGGCCACAATGTCGGCGACTTCGCGCTGACGCATCTGGTTGAGGTCGCGCGGCGCACCTTACCCGGCGCCTCGATCGGGCGCCTGGGCGGGGACGAGTTCGCCGTGCTCCTGCCTCGTTGCGACGAGGTGCGCGGCCTCGCGCTGATGGACGAGTTTCTGGTCGCTCTGAAGGCGCCGACCTTCGCGGCCACCCGACAGCTCAATCTCAGCGCCTCGATCGGCCTCGTCACCGCGCCCAAGCACACGTCCTTCTTCGAGGAGATGATCCTCCTCGCCGATCTTGCCCTCTACGAAAGCAAGCGGCGCGGGCGCGGGCGGGCCACGGTCTTCGACCCCGACATGCTGAGCGTGAAGCGCAACCGCCGGATGATCGAACGCGATCTGCGGGCCGCGATCATGCTGGACGAGCTGGACCTTCATTACCAGCCGATCACCGACGCCGATCAGACGATCCTGGGCGTCGAGGCGCTGGTGCGCTGGAAGCACCCGGTTCGTGGCATGATCCCGCCCGCCGAATTCATTCCCGTTGCCGAGGAAAGCACGCTGATCGACATGCTGGGCGAATGGGTGCTGCGCCGCGCCTGCCTCGATCTCGAAGACCTGCCGGGCCGGTTCGTCACCGTCAACATCTCGCCCGCTCAGATGCGGCGCAACGATCTTCTGGGCGTGGTGAGGGACGTGCTGAAGGAAACCGGCGCCGCGCCCAACCAGCTCGTTCTGGAGATCACCGAGAACGTCTCGCTCCTTTCGATCCCCGAAGTGCTCGGCCGCATCCAGGCTTTGCGCGCCATGGGCGTCAGGATCGCGCTCGACGATTTCGGAACCGGCCACTGCACCTTCAACTATCTGCAGAGCCTGCCCGTGGACATGGTGAAGATCGACCGTTCCTATGTCTCCCGCCTGCCGGACGATCCGGTTTCGCGCATCTTCGTTTCGGCCGTCATGGAAGTGGCGCGCGCCCTGCGCCTCAGCGTGGTCGCGGAAGGCGTGGAAACGGAGGAGGAGTTCGAGCTGTCGCGCGCCGCTGGCTGCGCGACCTTCCAGGGCTATCTCTTGGGTCGCCCGCTGGCCAAGGCGGATCTGATCCGTACGACCACCCGTGTCGAAGCACCGGTCGAAAGGCGCCAGCTTCTCTCTGCTTGA
- a CDS encoding ABC transporter ATP-binding protein: MTLLRLDGVSRLFGSVRAVDGIDLAVAPASRTAVVGPSGSGKSTLLRLIAGFEAPDAGRITLGDLVLAEPGRALHPHQRPIGLVSQDGALFPHLDLAANIGFGMDKRLKDRAERILALMDLVELDRSLRHRRPHELSGGQQQRVALARALARRPKLMLLDEPFSALDAGLRDSLRRKVAEVLEAQGIAAILVTHDQGEALTFAHQLAVLRDGRLQQVGEPRALYLQPNDAATAAFLGPAILLDAVLEADGWAHCALGRVRTNESGTAGGSARLLLRPEQLLLGQAGEGADGMRARVTDVEFGGPVCQVGLDLSGAAGEGVSLRVPVSGALAPRAGEFVSVEVRGAAHLFRP, from the coding sequence ATGACCCTTCTGCGCCTTGATGGGGTGTCCCGCTTGTTCGGCTCCGTGCGGGCCGTGGACGGCATCGATCTCGCCGTCGCGCCCGCCAGCCGCACGGCCGTGGTCGGCCCGTCCGGCTCGGGCAAGTCGACGCTCCTTCGCCTGATCGCGGGTTTCGAGGCGCCCGATGCCGGCCGCATCACACTGGGCGATCTGGTCCTCGCCGAGCCCGGCCGCGCGCTTCATCCGCACCAGCGCCCGATCGGCCTCGTCTCGCAGGACGGCGCCTTGTTTCCCCATCTCGACCTTGCCGCCAATATCGGCTTCGGCATGGACAAGCGCTTGAAGGACCGGGCCGAGCGCATCCTGGCGCTGATGGATCTGGTGGAACTCGACCGGTCGCTGCGCCATCGCAGGCCGCACGAGCTCTCTGGCGGGCAGCAGCAGCGTGTGGCGCTGGCCCGCGCGCTGGCCCGGCGGCCAAAGCTCATGCTGCTCGACGAGCCCTTCTCGGCGCTCGACGCCGGGCTTCGCGACTCGCTGCGCCGGAAGGTAGCTGAGGTCTTGGAGGCGCAAGGCATCGCCGCCATTCTGGTGACGCACGACCAGGGCGAAGCGCTGACCTTCGCCCATCAGCTCGCCGTCCTGCGCGACGGCCGCCTGCAGCAGGTCGGCGAGCCCCGCGCGCTCTATCTCCAGCCGAATGATGCCGCCACCGCCGCCTTTCTAGGCCCCGCGATCCTGCTCGACGCCGTTCTGGAAGCCGATGGCTGGGCGCACTGCGCGCTGGGGCGCGTGCGAACGAACGAGAGCGGCACCGCCGGCGGCAGCGCGAGGCTCCTCCTGCGCCCCGAGCAGCTTCTGCTGGGGCAGGCTGGCGAGGGGGCCGACGGGATGCGGGCGCGGGTGACCGATGTCGAGTTCGGCGGGCCGGTCTGTCAGGTCGGGCTCGACCTGTCGGGCGCGGCGGGCGAGGGGGTCTCCTTGCGGGTTCCCGTGTCCGGCGCGCTGGCCCCGCGCGCGGGCGAGTTCGTGAGCGTCGAGGTTCGGGGCGCCGCCCATCTCTTCAGGCCCTGA
- a CDS encoding ABC transporter permease: MTLSAPSASAAPELRSRADGWSGLARYRTGGRPALLAAAGLVSALALLPLGFILWVSVQTGWETIATLVFRPRVGQLLLNTLGLVVCALPPSIALALAMAWATERTDLPGARFWAWLAAAPLAVPAFVQSYSWISLFPGLEGLPAATLLSVLAYFPLLYLPVAAQLRRLDPALEEAAAASGLSPARILWRVVLPQLRLAICGGSLLVALHLLAEYGLYVMIRFDTFTTAIVDQFQTSFDGPAANMLAGVLMLLCLGLVLCERAFRGSERYAKVGSGAARAPKSARLGAFMPLCVLGLALVAALSLGVPILTLARWLSYGGWSAWPMGEIGAAFGTTLLLALAGGCLATLAALPVAWLSLRAPGRLVRAMEAAHYSVASIPGVVIALTLVAVTVRVALPLYQTAFTLLVAYALMFLPRALVAVRPSLAQAPVQLEEAAQALGRTPGRAILEVTLRLAAPGLAASMALAGLGIATELTGTLLLAPNGTETLATRFWTLTSEIDYVAAAPYALLMVLISLPLTVLVAVRADKARAR, from the coding sequence ATGACCCTGTCCGCTCCGTCCGCAAGCGCGGCGCCCGAGCTGCGCTCCCGCGCCGACGGGTGGAGCGGCCTCGCGCGCTATCGCACGGGCGGACGCCCCGCGCTGCTCGCCGCCGCCGGCCTCGTGTCGGCGCTGGCGCTGCTGCCGCTCGGCTTTATTCTCTGGGTCAGCGTACAGACCGGATGGGAGACGATCGCCACGCTGGTGTTTCGCCCGCGCGTCGGCCAGCTCCTGCTCAACACGCTCGGCCTCGTCGTCTGCGCGCTGCCGCCCTCGATCGCCCTCGCCCTCGCCATGGCCTGGGCGACGGAACGCACCGATCTGCCGGGCGCCCGCTTCTGGGCCTGGCTAGCCGCCGCGCCGCTGGCCGTGCCCGCCTTCGTGCAGAGCTATAGCTGGATTTCGCTGTTCCCGGGCCTTGAGGGTCTGCCGGCGGCGACGCTCCTCTCGGTGCTGGCCTATTTCCCCCTTCTCTACCTGCCCGTCGCCGCGCAGCTTCGCCGGCTCGACCCGGCGCTGGAGGAAGCGGCGGCGGCAAGCGGCCTGTCGCCGGCGCGCATCCTCTGGCGTGTCGTGCTGCCGCAATTGCGGCTGGCGATCTGCGGCGGCAGCCTTCTCGTCGCCCTGCATCTTCTCGCCGAATACGGCCTCTACGTCATGATCCGGTTCGACACATTCACCACCGCGATCGTCGACCAGTTCCAGACCTCGTTCGACGGGCCGGCGGCCAACATGCTGGCCGGCGTCCTCATGCTGCTCTGCCTGGGGCTCGTCCTGTGCGAGCGGGCGTTTCGCGGCAGCGAACGATACGCCAAGGTCGGCTCGGGCGCGGCGAGGGCGCCCAAAAGTGCGCGGCTCGGCGCCTTCATGCCGCTTTGCGTCCTGGGGCTGGCGCTGGTCGCCGCCCTGTCGCTCGGCGTGCCCATCCTCACCCTGGCGCGTTGGCTGTCCTATGGGGGATGGAGTGCCTGGCCGATGGGCGAGATCGGCGCGGCCTTCGGCACCACGCTCCTGCTGGCGCTGGCCGGCGGCTGTCTCGCCACGCTCGCCGCGCTTCCCGTGGCCTGGCTCTCGCTGCGCGCGCCGGGCCGGCTGGTACGCGCCATGGAGGCGGCGCATTACTCTGTCGCCTCGATCCCCGGCGTGGTGATCGCGCTGACGCTGGTGGCCGTCACCGTGCGCGTCGCGCTGCCGCTCTACCAGACCGCCTTCACGCTGCTTGTCGCCTATGCCTTGATGTTCCTGCCGCGTGCGCTGGTCGCCGTGCGCCCGAGCCTCGCGCAGGCGCCGGTGCAGCTTGAGGAGGCAGCCCAGGCGCTCGGCCGAACTCCCGGCCGGGCAATCTTAGAAGTGACGCTGCGGCTTGCCGCGCCCGGCCTTGCCGCCAGCATGGCGCTAGCGGGGCTCGGCATCGCGACCGAGCTCACCGGAACGCTGCTTTTGGCGCCCAACGGCACGGAAACGCTGGCGACGCGCTTTTGGACGCTGACCAGCGAGATCGACTATGTCGCCGCCGCGCCCTATGCGCTTCTCATGGTTCTGATCTCCCTGCCTTTGACGGTGCTCGTGGCCGTGCGGGCCGACAAGGCAAGAGCGCGATGA
- a CDS encoding iron ABC transporter substrate-binding protein: MSRTNGRLGFLSALIGLLAGSTAAFAAGEGITVYNAQHESLTKAWAEGFTKDTGIPVTLRKGSDTELGNQIVQEGAASPADVFVTENSPAMALVDKAGLFAPLGAETRAEVPAEFQPASGHWIGVAARSTVFAYDKTKLKDGALPASIVDLAKPEWKGRWAASPTGADFQAIVAAMLQLKGEAATLDWLKAMHENAKFYKGNSVAMKAVNAGETEGAVIYHYYYFGDQAKTGENSGNIGLHYFRHKDPGAFVSISGAGVLASSQHKADAEAFVKWVAGPKGQEILKTGNSFEYAVGKGAASNPALVPLADLDAPKVTPDELDNRAVVKLMTEAGLL, translated from the coding sequence ATGTCTCGGACCAATGGCCGGCTCGGCTTCCTTTCCGCTTTGATCGGCCTTCTCGCCGGCTCCACTGCCGCCTTCGCGGCGGGTGAGGGAATCACCGTCTACAACGCCCAGCACGAAAGCCTGACCAAGGCCTGGGCCGAAGGCTTCACCAAGGACACCGGCATCCCCGTCACCCTGCGCAAGGGAAGCGACACGGAACTGGGCAACCAGATCGTGCAGGAAGGCGCGGCCTCCCCGGCGGACGTCTTCGTCACCGAGAATTCGCCCGCCATGGCGCTGGTCGACAAGGCCGGTCTCTTCGCGCCGCTCGGTGCCGAGACGCGCGCCGAGGTCCCTGCCGAGTTCCAGCCGGCCAGCGGGCACTGGATCGGCGTCGCCGCGCGCTCGACCGTTTTCGCCTACGACAAGACCAAGCTGAAGGACGGCGCGCTGCCGGCCTCTATCGTCGATCTCGCCAAGCCGGAATGGAAGGGTCGCTGGGCCGCCTCGCCGACGGGCGCAGATTTTCAGGCCATCGTCGCCGCCATGCTGCAGCTGAAGGGCGAAGCCGCGACGCTGGATTGGCTGAAAGCGATGCATGAGAACGCCAAGTTCTACAAAGGCAACAGCGTCGCCATGAAGGCGGTGAACGCCGGCGAGACTGAGGGCGCCGTCATCTATCACTATTACTATTTCGGCGATCAGGCGAAGACCGGCGAGAATTCCGGCAATATCGGCCTGCACTATTTCCGTCACAAGGACCCCGGCGCCTTCGTCAGCATCTCCGGCGCGGGCGTTCTGGCCTCCAGCCAGCACAAGGCGGATGCCGAGGCCTTCGTGAAATGGGTTGCCGGTCCCAAGGGGCAGGAAATCCTGAAGACCGGCAATTCCTTCGAATATGCCGTGGGCAAGGGCGCCGCATCCAACCCCGCCCTCGTGCCGCTGGCCGATCTCGACGCGCCGAAGGTGACGCCGGACGAGCTCGACAACCGCGCCGTGGTGAAGCTCATGACGGAGGCCGGGCTCCTCTGA
- a CDS encoding MarR family winged helix-turn-helix transcriptional regulator, giving the protein MRSTAPPNPATSRKTDESDLVQPLIAISKATRQLVAIRLAEIGVVAGQDQLLDALDRTEPRSVCGVAQDLTVRPSTVSKMLDILERRGWCQRQADEADMRRTCVRLTEEGERMRSEVHRIWADVNGDLGRTLPQPDLQVLTAALWDIERLVSGRLSRLR; this is encoded by the coding sequence ATGCGGTCCACTGCCCCGCCTAACCCCGCCACGAGCCGCAAGACGGATGAGAGCGACCTTGTCCAACCTCTAATTGCCATTTCCAAAGCCACGCGCCAGCTCGTCGCCATTCGCCTCGCAGAGATCGGCGTCGTGGCCGGGCAGGATCAGCTGCTCGACGCCCTGGATCGAACCGAGCCGCGTAGCGTCTGCGGCGTGGCGCAGGATCTGACCGTACGCCCGTCCACCGTCTCGAAAATGCTGGACATCCTCGAGCGGCGCGGCTGGTGCCAGCGTCAGGCCGACGAGGCCGACATGCGCCGTACCTGCGTGCGGCTGACGGAGGAAGGCGAGCGCATGCGCTCGGAGGTCCATCGCATCTGGGCGGACGTGAACGGCGATCTCGGCCGCACCCTGCCGCAGCCGGACCTGCAGGTTCTGACCGCTGCGCTTTGGGACATCGAGCGCCTCGTGTCCGGCCGCCTGTCGCGCCTCCGCTGA
- a CDS encoding metallophosphoesterase family protein gives MAFRFVHTADLHLDSPLRSLSLRDPDLAELIGDASRRALSAIVDLCLEEQVDALVIAGDLYDGEQTSMKTARFLAREMERLHAGGVRVFKIRGNHDAMSRITAELVLPPNVHVFGGRAEIVRIPKGALEVAVHGVSFAKPQAPESLLPKFKPALPDTANIGLLHTSLAGAPGHDVYAPTSVPELQATRFSYWALGHVHGRTAYGDAGGRVVMPGMPQGRDVNEGGPKGVTLVTIRDDRTVEIEERVTSLAEFARVSVDLSGVEDWREAIERIGRALEDARAPARSAVLVARLHLKGRTPLAFRLRRDGDLLHAEASARAERVGRTFVEKIAVETEPPGNEREAAGPLAELGRLMREDVAKAHGTREAVRALAEKLRDELPSDARDFAGRTEAEFEAFLDKLMVEAGEDMLARLSLGAEEDA, from the coding sequence ATGGCCTTTCGCTTCGTCCACACCGCCGATCTCCATCTTGACTCGCCCCTTCGCTCCCTTTCCTTGCGTGATCCCGATCTGGCCGAACTGATCGGCGATGCCTCCCGCCGGGCCTTGTCGGCGATCGTCGATCTCTGCCTGGAAGAACAGGTGGACGCGCTCGTGATCGCCGGCGATCTCTATGACGGCGAGCAGACCTCCATGAAGACGGCGCGCTTCCTGGCGCGCGAGATGGAACGGCTCCATGCCGGCGGCGTGCGCGTCTTCAAGATTCGCGGCAATCACGACGCGATGTCGCGCATCACCGCCGAACTCGTCCTGCCGCCCAATGTCCATGTGTTCGGCGGACGGGCCGAGATCGTGCGCATTCCCAAGGGGGCGCTCGAAGTCGCCGTGCATGGGGTCAGCTTCGCCAAGCCGCAGGCGCCCGAAAGCCTTCTGCCGAAATTCAAGCCGGCCTTGCCGGACACGGCCAATATCGGCCTCCTCCATACCAGTCTCGCCGGCGCGCCGGGGCACGACGTCTATGCGCCGACCTCGGTCCCCGAGCTTCAGGCGACGCGCTTTTCCTACTGGGCGCTCGGCCATGTGCACGGCCGCACGGCCTATGGCGATGCCGGCGGGCGTGTCGTCATGCCGGGCATGCCGCAGGGGCGGGATGTCAACGAAGGCGGGCCGAAGGGCGTAACGCTCGTCACCATCCGCGACGATCGCACGGTCGAGATCGAGGAGCGCGTGACCTCGCTTGCCGAGTTCGCCCGCGTGTCCGTGGATCTGTCCGGCGTCGAGGACTGGCGCGAGGCGATCGAGCGCATCGGCCGGGCGCTGGAAGACGCGCGCGCCCCGGCCCGCTCCGCCGTTCTGGTGGCTCGCCTGCATCTCAAGGGTCGCACCCCGCTCGCCTTTCGTCTGCGGCGTGACGGCGATCTCCTCCATGCCGAAGCCTCGGCCCGGGCCGAGCGGGTCGGCCGGACCTTCGTGGAGAAGATCGCGGTGGAGACCGAGCCGCCGGGCAATGAGCGGGAGGCGGCGGGGCCGCTGGCCGAGCTGGGCCGGCTGATGCGCGAGGATGTCGCGAAAGCCCATGGCACGCGGGAGGCCGTGCGGGCGCTGGCCGAGAAGCTGCGCGACGAGCTGCCGAGCGATGCGCGCGATTTCGCGGGACGCACCGAAGCGGAGTTCGAAGCCTTTCTGGACAAGCTCATGGTGGAGGCCGGCGAGGACATGCTGGCCCGGCTCAGCCTCGGCGCGGAGGAGGACGCCTGA